One genomic segment of Sceloporus undulatus isolate JIND9_A2432 ecotype Alabama unplaced genomic scaffold, SceUnd_v1.1 scaffold_31, whole genome shotgun sequence includes these proteins:
- the LOC121917653 gene encoding P2X purinoceptor 4-like isoform X1, translating to MTNLIITLNQTQGYCSEFPDKTTTCQSDKDCTKGYIGTHSNGVQTGKCVDYPQNHTLKTCEVFAWCPVENDEEVPKPAFLKDAENFTLLVKNSIWYPKFNFTKRNILPNINSTYLKNCKYNAKTDPFCPIFRLRDMVEAAAQDFQEMAIEGGVMGLQINWNCDLDKAAAHCVPKYTFRRIDNKDSAHTVSPGYNFRFAKYYKTPDGVDSRTLIKAYGIRFDIMVFGKAGKFDIIPTMINIGSGLALFGVATVLCDVIVLYFMKKRYYYREKKYKYVEDYELEANASYGSQSESHVFHGD from the exons ATGACAAATTTGATCATCACATTGAATCAGACGCAAGGATACTGTTCAGAG TTTCCAGATAAGACCACAACTTGCCAGTCTGATAAGGATTGCACAAAAGGATACATTGGCACTCACAGTAACG GTGTTCAAACTGGGAAGTGTGTCGATTACCCCCAAAATCACACACTCAAAACTTGTGAAGTGTTTGCCTGGTGTCCAGTGGAGAATGATGAGGAGGTACCCAA ACCAGCTTTCCTCAAGGATGCTGAGAATTTTACTCTTCTCGTGAAGAACAGCATCTGGTACCCCAAGTTCAACTTCACTAA GCGAAACATTCTCCCCAACATCAATAGCACATACCTCAAAAACTGCAAATACAATGCCAAAACGGACCCCTTTTGTCCAATCTTCCGCCTCCGCGATATGGTTGAAGCTGCTGCACAGGATTTCCAGGAGATGGCAATTGAG GGCGGAGTGATGGGGCTGCAGATTAACTGGAACTGTGACTTAGACAAGGCTGCTGCTCATTGTGTGCCAAAATATACCTTCCGCCGCATTGATAACAAGGATTCTGCCCACACAGTCTCACCTGGATACAATTTCAG ATTTGCAAAGTACTACAAAACACCTGATGGTGTAGACTCCCGGACACTCATCAAGGCTTATGGCATCCGCTTTGACATCATGGTATTTGGAAAG GCAGGAAAATTTGATATCATTCCCACAATGATTAACATCGGATCTGGTTTAGCCCTCTTTGGTGTG GCAACTGTCCTGTGTGATGTCATTGTCCTGTATTTTATGAAGAAAAGATACTattacagagagaaaaaatacaaatatgtcGAAGATTATGAATTG gaagccaaTGCATCCTATGGATCCCAGTCAGAAAGTCATGTGTTCCATGGTGACTGA
- the LOC121917652 gene encoding RING finger and transmembrane domain-containing protein 2-like isoform X1 gives MLSVLCFKVLRKMQRRHSSITDSLPPERSRSQTITSETSVDESGVFEGLKTEPSPPQQLFSGLGGIPSGTITATPFQSSLVLGSTAGGGEVFIQMPAPREEGTSRTEGGPYHHRQQPQHYHHSHQRGSSLLHMAGGDRHGHTEEGFEEQPGTPAPALSELKAVISWLQKGLPFIMILLAKVCFQHKLGIALCIGMASTFAYANSTLREQVSLKEKRSVLVVFWILVFLAGNTLYLLYTFSSQQLYNSLIFLKPNLEKLDFFDLMWIVGISDFVLKYLTIALKCFIVALPKIILAVKSKGKFYLVIEELSQLFRSLVPIQLWYKYIMGDDPSGSYFLGGILLIMYSLCKSFDICGRVGSIRKALKFLCTPQSYGVRATNQQCSEAGDICAICQAEFREPLILLCQHIFCEECLCLWFDREKTCPLCRSVAVETLRCWKDGTTSAHFQVY, from the exons ATGCTGAGTGTATTGTGTTTTAAAGTGCTCAGGAAGATGCAGAGACGACACAGCAGTATCACTGACAGCCTTCCTCCTGAAAG AAGCCGGAGTCAAACTATCACCTCTGAGACAAGTGTGGATGAAAGTGGGGTCTTTGAAGGCCTCAAGACAGAGCCATCTCCTCCTCAGCAGCTTTTCTCAGGACTGGGAGGCATCCCATCCGGAACGATCACAGCCACCCCTTTCCAATCCAGTTTGGTCTTGGGGTCGACGGCAGGAGGTGGGGAGGTGTTCATTCAGATGCCTGCTCCACGGGAGGAAGGGACCAGCCGTACGGAAGGAGGTCCTTACCACCACCGCCAGCAGCCCCAGCACTACCATCACAGTCACCAGCGAGGGTCCTCCCTGCTGCACATGGCCGGTGGTGACCGCCATGGACATACTGAGGAAGGCTTCGAGGAACAGCCTGGGACACCAGCCCCTGCCCTTTCAGAGCTAAAAGCTGTCATCTCTTGGTTGCAGAAGGGGCTTCCTTTCATCATGATTCTCTTGGCTAAAGTTTGTTTCCAGCACAAGCTTG GAATTGCTCTGTGTATTGGCATGGCCAGCACATTTGCATATGCAAACTCAACTCTCCGAGAACAAGTCTCCTTGAAG GAAAAGAGGTCAGTGCTGGTGGTGTTCTGGATCCTGGTCTTCCTCGCTGGGAACACCCTATACTTGCTGTATACTTTCAGCTCCCAACAATTGTACAACAG CCTCATATTCCTGAAACCCAACCTGGAGAAGCTGGATTTCTTTGATCTGATGTGGATTGTGGGGATCTCCGACTTCGTACTCAAATACCTCACCATAGCCCTGAAGTGCTTCATTGTCGCCTTGCCAAAAATCATATTGGCTGTTAAATCAAAG GGGAAATTTTACCTGGTCATTGAAGAGCTGAGCCAGCTCTTCCGTTCCCTGGTCCCCATCCAGTTATGGTACAAGTACATCATGGGGGATGATCCATCTGGCAGTTATTTCCTTGGAGGGATTCTCCTGATCATGTACAGTCTCTGCAAA TCTTTTGACATCTGTGGCCGTGTGGGAAGCATCCGGAAGGCTTTGAAGTTCCTCTGCACCCCTCAG AGTTATGGCGTCCGTGCAACTAACCAACAGTGCAGTGAGGCTGGTGACATCTGTGCCATCTGCCAGGCGGAGTTCAGAGAACCTCTGATCCTCTTATGCCag
- the LOC121917653 gene encoding P2X purinoceptor 4-like isoform X2, whose translation MTNLIITLNQTQGYCSEFPDKTTTCQSDKDCTKGYIGTHSNGLLSFSTVFRPAFLKDAENFTLLVKNSIWYPKFNFTKRNILPNINSTYLKNCKYNAKTDPFCPIFRLRDMVEAAAQDFQEMAIEGGVMGLQINWNCDLDKAAAHCVPKYTFRRIDNKDSAHTVSPGYNFRFAKYYKTPDGVDSRTLIKAYGIRFDIMVFGKAGKFDIIPTMINIGSGLALFGVATVLCDVIVLYFMKKRYYYREKKYKYVEDYELEANASYGSQSESHVFHGD comes from the exons ATGACAAATTTGATCATCACATTGAATCAGACGCAAGGATACTGTTCAGAG TTTCCAGATAAGACCACAACTTGCCAGTCTGATAAGGATTGCACAAAAGGATACATTGGCACTCACAGTAACG gtcttctctctttttcaaccGTCTTTAGACCAGCTTTCCTCAAGGATGCTGAGAATTTTACTCTTCTCGTGAAGAACAGCATCTGGTACCCCAAGTTCAACTTCACTAA GCGAAACATTCTCCCCAACATCAATAGCACATACCTCAAAAACTGCAAATACAATGCCAAAACGGACCCCTTTTGTCCAATCTTCCGCCTCCGCGATATGGTTGAAGCTGCTGCACAGGATTTCCAGGAGATGGCAATTGAG GGCGGAGTGATGGGGCTGCAGATTAACTGGAACTGTGACTTAGACAAGGCTGCTGCTCATTGTGTGCCAAAATATACCTTCCGCCGCATTGATAACAAGGATTCTGCCCACACAGTCTCACCTGGATACAATTTCAG ATTTGCAAAGTACTACAAAACACCTGATGGTGTAGACTCCCGGACACTCATCAAGGCTTATGGCATCCGCTTTGACATCATGGTATTTGGAAAG GCAGGAAAATTTGATATCATTCCCACAATGATTAACATCGGATCTGGTTTAGCCCTCTTTGGTGTG GCAACTGTCCTGTGTGATGTCATTGTCCTGTATTTTATGAAGAAAAGATACTattacagagagaaaaaatacaaatatgtcGAAGATTATGAATTG gaagccaaTGCATCCTATGGATCCCAGTCAGAAAGTCATGTGTTCCATGGTGACTGA